DNA sequence from the Liolophura sinensis isolate JHLJ2023 chromosome 1, CUHK_Ljap_v2, whole genome shotgun sequence genome:
TACGAGGCAATAATCGAGGTCTAGCTACAGGGAGACGACTCTGTCTCACACTTAGGCCAGGCTGTGTATGGTTTGTGGTATTAACTTTTGAACTCAGAATTTCACGACAAAATTCTCACCACAATATCGCTACAACATTGCTGATGAAAAGGAATTTTAAACAATTATTTTGgaggtatattttatatactttgaCTGCCCATAAACTTTTTGCATCTTTGCACATGAAGAAAGTTAAGAGCATTTTTTGTACCTTTACATGTTATAGTTTCAAGTATcatttcataatcattcattcgtttaaGAATTCGTTAAAGATTATCGTTTGAgttcaaatgtaaaacaaaaattaatttggttACAAGTTACAATTTTAGTGCATTAAAATGTTGTAAAGTTAAATCTCTGAGTTAAAtctaagacagcttcgtgatcaCGAGGCCAGTTATCCATGATGTGAACTGTGGTCATGAGCACTAAAGTGGTCCAGTGTTACTGAACGGTTTAAACAGCCATGATGGCAAAGTGTGCTCCGTTAAGAGATGACGACTGGACCCTGGCAGATTTATCAGAACGGTAAGCCACACATTAACCATATGTTCACTGCTCGGTATATTCAGACAGCCATCAGGGAACAGGTAAGGTCTATTCTTCCCATCACTGTATGCCTGCCAACAGTTTTCGGTACTTTCCGGGACTAGCGGGACGATGTTGCGCCATGTGATATTCAGAAACTCTGGCACGAGTCCATACAAATACACATCGTCTATCCAGAAAAACGGAGTGGATGAAACTTTGTTTAACACCAGTTTTATCAAGTCTGGCGTGATGAGGACAAGATATCCTCGGCAGTACGTAGGGTACGCCGTCCGTCCGGACAGCTCTCCCGGCAGTATCGCCCATTTGTCGCCTTTCTTTCGTCGGATGCGCCCCTTTCTTACCACCTCGCACATCATTTGGCGCGGCTGGCGCCGCAATACAGGCAGACGCCATTGCACGAGCTTGAACATGTTCACGAACATATCGTCGTCGGCCTTAAGGACAATCTGCGCATGACTGCAGAACTCGTATATCCACTGGAACGCCATGACCGCCTTGTAAGTGATGTTCCGGTACGTGTCCAAAAAGTTTCCTTGGACTAGATCATTGTGTTGCTCACTTTCTGACTGAAGGAAACTCTGTAGTGCCTTGTCTTTCGGTCTGCCAACAAAGAACACTGTCCTCATTGTAAAGGTTTTATAATGCACTGGATTTGCCCAAGTTTGGCGAATACCGAGTCGCTTGTTGAAGT
Encoded proteins:
- the LOC135461807 gene encoding beta-1,3-galactosyltransferase 1-like produces the protein MARFKPKTLLALGVMCCAVIYLSLGVVNHYLHFTDIVDHQAKQLKILSSIENITKQIAVRNVTSKAVSTMGKSSLFTSKYLLNNPFMCSSEKNLTFIVIIHTAIENFNKRLGIRQTWANPVHYKTFTMRTVFFVGRPKDKALQSFLQSESEQHNDLVQGNFLDTYRNITYKAVMAFQWIYEFCSHAQIVLKADDDMFVNMFKLVQWRLPVLRRQPRQMMCEVVRKGRIRRKKGDKWAILPGELSGRTAYPTYCRGYLVLITPDLIKLVLNKVSSTPFFWIDDVYLYGLVPEFLNITWRNIVPLVPESTENCWQAYSDGKNRPYLFPDGCLNIPSSEHMVNVWLTVLINLPGSSRHLLTEHTLPSWLFKPFSNTGPL